In Kaistella faecalis, a genomic segment contains:
- a CDS encoding DUF6943 family protein, with translation MLTNKVRTYSVHRPAPETAVFILNRGHNAGKPLREPCPNCFIIYCGNQEELETVYWTFYALWKNGFFHPYLCGSVIEMLRLFDLKKLLQNFIQPGIEKAIRNPEMIHKIKSIHDLEQKQNQQTQLISQLRAALIQKYYYSI, from the coding sequence ATGCTTACCAACAAAGTACGGACGTACTCAGTCCACCGCCCAGCCCCGGAAACGGCTGTTTTTATTCTGAATCGTGGCCACAATGCCGGAAAACCTTTGCGTGAACCTTGCCCGAACTGCTTCATCATCTACTGTGGCAACCAGGAAGAACTCGAAACCGTTTACTGGACCTTTTACGCACTCTGGAAAAACGGATTCTTTCATCCTTATCTCTGCGGCAGCGTCATCGAAATGCTCAGACTCTTCGATCTGAAGAAGCTGCTGCAGAACTTCATTCAGCCTGGCATCGAAAAAGCCATCCGAAACCCGGAAATGATCCACAAAATCAAATCCATCCACGACCTGGAACAGAAGCAAAATCAGCAGACCCAACTCATCAGCCAGCTCCGCGCTGCACTCATTCAGAAATATTATTACTCAATCTGA
- a CDS encoding DUF5675 family protein, with amino-acid sequence MKTKIVRVAQGKESTLSHLYIDGIFQCFLLEDKIRQVKIKSRTAIPEGKFQLKTNTTGGMNRTYSQKYGQMHQGMIEIDDLPTFDLVYIHTGNTIEHTAGCPLVGLSYIKKDGDYQVLQSRDAYRQVYPKLLAAAKSKDNQIEIQNNFQF; translated from the coding sequence ATGAAAACAAAAATAGTAAGAGTAGCCCAGGGCAAAGAAAGCACCCTTTCTCATCTGTACATAGATGGGATTTTTCAATGCTTTCTCCTGGAAGATAAAATCCGCCAGGTTAAGATTAAAAGCAGGACCGCGATCCCGGAGGGAAAATTTCAGCTTAAAACCAACACCACAGGTGGAATGAACAGAACGTATTCCCAGAAGTACGGACAAATGCATCAGGGCATGATTGAAATTGATGATCTGCCGACTTTCGACCTGGTGTATATCCATACAGGAAACACGATCGAACACACAGCCGGTTGTCCGCTCGTAGGATTGAGCTACATCAAAAAAGACGGAGACTATCAGGTTCTGCAGAGCCGCGATGCATACCGGCAGGTTTATCCTAAACTTTTGGCGGCAGCCAAAAGCAAGGATAATCAGATTGAGATCCAGAACAATTTTCAATTTTAA
- a CDS encoding thermonuclease family protein produces MNVSKTINPSAKYFQIPGIITETHWIVERVLDGDTLIVKEEFGQESKEIRLYGLDAPEVHMSRKMREDEAKSHLPAALLLELGLQSLDYVLQVCPPGTRITLLTEKKNELDFWLRQLAYVIMPSGKCLNELLIEKGWAKTSNNYYCSYLHYFQQLTILAKASNAGIFKFSGSF; encoded by the coding sequence ATGAACGTCAGCAAAACTATAAATCCGTCAGCAAAGTATTTTCAGATTCCGGGCATCATTACCGAAACCCACTGGATCGTCGAAAGAGTTCTGGATGGAGATACCCTTATCGTAAAAGAAGAATTCGGTCAGGAAAGCAAAGAAATCCGACTTTACGGCCTTGATGCACCGGAAGTCCACATGAGCCGAAAAATGCGTGAGGATGAAGCGAAAAGCCACCTGCCTGCAGCGTTACTGCTGGAACTCGGACTGCAGAGTTTAGATTACGTGCTCCAGGTGTGCCCACCTGGAACCCGCATCACACTCCTGACCGAAAAGAAAAACGAACTCGACTTCTGGCTGCGCCAGCTAGCCTATGTCATTATGCCTTCCGGCAAATGCCTGAATGAGCTTCTAATAGAAAAGGGATGGGCAAAAACTTCTAACAATTACTATTGCAGTTATTTGCATTACTTTCAACAATTAACTATATTAGCAAAAGCAAGCAATGCAGGAATATTCAAGTTTTCTGGAAGTTTCTAA